From Porphyromonadaceae bacterium W3.11, one genomic window encodes:
- a CDS encoding pyridoxal phosphate-dependent aminotransferase family protein — MGLLQERLASYDRPQRFKEMGIYPYFREITGKQGTEVEMDGKRVLMFGSNAYTGLNYEPRIIQAGIDALQKYGSSCSGSRFLNGTLDLHTELERKIAKFVGKDEALVFSTGFSANSGCIQSLVGRNDYIFCDVQDHASIVDGRRLSFAQQKKFKHNDLADLEEQLSRCPIDALKLIIVDSVFSMEGDLAPLKELVALKKKYNATLYVDEAHSIGVYGKHGEGLCNQLGITDDVDIIVGTFSKSLASIGGFIAADATTINYLRHNSRTYIFSASSTPAATASALKAIEILEQEPEILERLWDVTRYALKRFREEGFEIGATESPIIPLYVRDTVKTFTVTKLAFDAGVFINPVIPPACAPKDTLVRFALMATHTKDQVEQAVQRLKMCFKELEIL; from the coding sequence ATGGGATTATTGCAAGAACGGCTGGCCTCATACGATAGACCACAACGTTTTAAGGAGATGGGCATTTACCCTTACTTTCGTGAAATAACTGGCAAGCAGGGTACGGAAGTGGAGATGGATGGGAAGAGGGTTTTGATGTTTGGCTCTAATGCTTATACGGGATTGAACTATGAGCCGAGAATTATTCAAGCAGGGATTGACGCTCTTCAGAAGTATGGCAGTAGCTGCTCGGGATCAAGGTTCCTCAATGGTACACTAGACTTACACACCGAACTGGAGCGTAAGATCGCAAAGTTTGTGGGTAAAGATGAGGCTCTTGTGTTTAGCACGGGCTTTTCTGCAAATTCTGGATGTATTCAAAGCTTAGTGGGTAGAAATGACTATATCTTCTGCGATGTTCAAGATCATGCCAGCATTGTAGATGGACGAAGACTTTCTTTCGCACAACAAAAGAAATTCAAGCATAATGACCTTGCTGACTTAGAAGAACAATTAAGTCGTTGCCCCATTGACGCTCTAAAGCTTATTATTGTGGACAGCGTCTTCTCTATGGAAGGAGATCTTGCACCTCTCAAAGAACTGGTGGCTCTAAAGAAAAAATATAACGCCACTCTATATGTAGATGAAGCCCATAGCATAGGGGTTTATGGTAAGCATGGAGAAGGACTGTGTAATCAACTAGGCATTACTGACGATGTAGATATTATCGTGGGTACATTCAGTAAGTCTCTAGCCTCTATTGGTGGGTTTATTGCTGCTGATGCGACCACTATCAACTATCTTCGCCATAATTCACGCACCTATATATTCTCTGCCTCTAGTACTCCAGCAGCTACAGCCTCTGCTCTCAAAGCTATCGAAATCCTAGAGCAGGAACCCGAAATCCTGGAGCGGCTATGGGATGTGACTCGTTACGCTCTGAAGCGATTTAGAGAGGAAGGCTTTGAGATTGGGGCGACTGAATCCCCCATTATCCCTCTTTATGTTAGAGATACGGTCAAGACTTTTACGGTCACTAAGCTTGCTTTTGATGCAGGAGTGTTCATTAATCCCGTGATACCTCCAGCATGTGCTCCAAAGGATACTTTGGTTAGATTTGCATTGATGGCGACACACACTAAGGATCAAGTAGAGCAAGCAGTCCAAAGACTCAAAATGTGCTTCAAAGAGTTGGAGATCTTATAG
- a CDS encoding NAD(P)-dependent oxidoreductase has product MEVKKRVLITGGTGFIGHYLIDEALALHEYEVTVAVRKESNRKTLDHFKGIHLLELEYKDSGQMRRAFEQLADSQDAPPFHYVIHNAGVTKTLDTKQFAEVNAENTRRLLEALDTKRLRPERFLLMSSMGSYGENNTDAPLCVNFSQCPNTAYGRSKWQAEQYLKSASIPFTILCPTGVYGAGDEDYWLSIMSMKRGWNFLSGRQPQKLSFVYVKDVARAVFFLLNHPEAEGQTFLLSDGKDYTDQDFTRIVSTILNRPVHEVRVPLPIIKLACNIGQTYSRISHKPFTLNRDKYPILSQRNWLCDISPILSLGFQPTYDLEEGLKDAFSEVE; this is encoded by the coding sequence ATGGAAGTGAAAAAACGGGTGCTCATAACTGGAGGAACAGGCTTCATCGGTCATTATCTGATTGATGAAGCTCTCGCCCTGCATGAATACGAGGTGACGGTTGCTGTTCGCAAGGAGAGCAATAGAAAAACCCTAGACCATTTCAAGGGGATACACCTCCTAGAGTTAGAGTATAAAGATAGCGGGCAGATGAGAAGGGCTTTTGAGCAACTCGCAGATTCCCAAGATGCCCCGCCCTTTCATTACGTCATCCATAATGCAGGAGTTACCAAGACTCTGGATACAAAACAATTTGCTGAGGTTAATGCCGAAAATACCCGACGACTCCTTGAGGCGTTGGACACTAAACGACTTCGCCCTGAGAGATTTCTTTTGATGAGCAGTATGGGGAGCTATGGGGAGAACAACACTGATGCCCCTCTTTGTGTAAATTTTTCACAGTGTCCCAATACAGCGTATGGGCGAAGTAAGTGGCAAGCCGAGCAGTACCTCAAGAGTGCTTCCATCCCTTTTACTATACTTTGTCCGACGGGTGTGTATGGGGCTGGGGACGAAGATTACTGGCTCTCCATAATGAGTATGAAAAGAGGGTGGAACTTTCTCTCTGGGAGACAGCCTCAGAAGCTCAGCTTTGTGTACGTCAAGGATGTAGCTAGAGCCGTTTTCTTCCTGCTCAACCATCCTGAAGCTGAGGGACAAACGTTTCTACTAAGTGATGGTAAGGATTATACCGATCAGGATTTCACGCGAATAGTCAGCACAATTCTCAATCGCCCAGTTCACGAGGTTAGGGTCCCTCTGCCCATCATTAAGCTCGCCTGTAACATAGGGCAGACCTATAGCCGAATCAGCCACAAGCCCTTTACGCTAAATCGGGACAAGTATCCCATTCTTAGCCAACGTAATTGGCTATGCGATATCTCGCCCATATTATCTCTTGGCTTCCAGCCAACATATGATTTGGAAGAAGGACTCAAAGATGCCTTCTCAGAAGTAGAGTAG
- a CDS encoding ATP-binding protein — protein MTIDEVKRLRESEDKVEFKEAKKQYKYDKDRRSILGYVVALANECGGRLILGVKENNVPPHTIVGTQAWKGREGELEQKIYHDLHVRVETEVVYDDEKRVLIIHVPSRPIGKALKYQDVPLMRIGDSIVPMNDEYFFSILQEQEPDFSAQTCAGLNLDDLDENAINKMKLSYARKQNNEQFINLSTSQTLSDLNLIDSKGNLNYACLILLGKGTVIQSKLPQCKTIWEFRNQDDQIYYDTREEIQAPLFIAIDSIWKLINQPMLNRKHPIQSDAYIFDLYDFNEEVIREAILNAIVHRDYTISSEVVIKQYPNKITINNPGGFPKGVNIENILTVNSTPRCRLMAEVLEKTGLVERSGQGVDKIYSIMLSEGKSEPDYTDSNIFQVSLTLNTEIKDKAFHIYINQYKNNNKEPRLGVEQIITLYMIRNGMFQRLKSDIAEQLEKAGLIKRVSGHSLRFILDEDFYSLEEQSNRIGKRYIVSEIESILLKLQGNESKVGALEEQMKHELNRNQIKYLLMKLQEDNIIQTTGKGSGTKYIISKKYNHLRGDSLLNEVFNVLYAKYDN, from the coding sequence ATGACCATAGATGAAGTAAAAAGACTTAGAGAAAGTGAAGACAAAGTCGAATTCAAAGAAGCTAAAAAGCAATATAAATACGATAAAGATAGACGTAGTATATTAGGTTATGTTGTAGCATTGGCAAATGAGTGTGGTGGCAGATTAATTCTTGGTGTAAAAGAAAACAATGTGCCACCCCATACTATCGTTGGTACTCAAGCATGGAAAGGGAGAGAGGGTGAATTAGAGCAAAAAATATATCATGACTTACATGTGCGTGTAGAAACTGAAGTGGTCTATGACGATGAGAAACGCGTCTTAATCATACATGTTCCATCACGCCCCATTGGCAAAGCCTTAAAATATCAGGACGTCCCTCTTATGCGTATTGGAGACAGTATAGTCCCTATGAATGACGAATACTTCTTCTCTATCCTCCAAGAACAAGAACCTGATTTTTCTGCACAAACCTGTGCAGGCCTAAATTTGGACGATCTGGACGAAAATGCCATCAACAAGATGAAATTAAGCTATGCTCGCAAACAAAACAACGAACAATTTATTAATTTGAGCACATCACAAACATTATCTGACCTAAATCTAATCGATTCGAAAGGGAATCTTAATTATGCCTGCTTAATATTACTGGGGAAAGGAACAGTTATCCAATCTAAATTACCTCAATGCAAAACGATATGGGAGTTTAGGAATCAAGATGATCAAATCTATTATGACACTCGCGAGGAAATCCAAGCACCTTTATTTATAGCAATTGATAGTATATGGAAACTAATAAATCAACCCATGCTAAATAGGAAGCACCCCATACAATCAGATGCCTATATATTTGATCTTTACGATTTCAATGAAGAGGTCATAAGGGAAGCCATCCTAAATGCTATAGTTCATCGAGACTATACCATCTCAAGCGAAGTTGTGATTAAACAGTACCCTAATAAGATAACCATAAATAACCCAGGTGGATTCCCAAAAGGGGTGAATATCGAAAACATCTTAACTGTAAATAGTACTCCTCGTTGTCGGCTTATGGCAGAGGTGCTGGAAAAGACAGGATTAGTTGAGCGTAGTGGACAGGGTGTTGATAAAATATATTCTATTATGCTCTCCGAAGGCAAATCAGAACCAGATTACACTGATTCCAATATATTTCAAGTATCACTTACCCTTAATACGGAAATAAAAGACAAAGCATTCCATATATACATTAATCAGTATAAGAATAATAATAAAGAGCCAAGGCTTGGAGTAGAACAAATTATCACGTTATACATGATAAGAAATGGAATGTTCCAACGTCTTAAATCAGATATAGCGGAGCAGTTAGAGAAGGCAGGGCTAATAAAAAGAGTATCCGGACATTCTTTGAGATTTATTTTAGATGAAGATTTCTATAGTCTTGAAGAACAGAGCAATCGGATAGGGAAAAGATATATTGTATCTGAAATTGAATCCATTCTACTAAAGCTCCAAGGGAATGAGTCCAAAGTAGGAGCTTTAGAAGAACAAATGAAGCATGAGTTAAATAGAAATCAGATAAAATATCTGCTTATGAAGTTGCAAGAAGACAATATAATTCAAACCACTGGAAAAGGAAGTGGCACAAAGTACATCATAAGTAAAAAGTATAACCATTTGAGGGGAGACTCTTTGCTTAACGAAGTGTTCAATGTTCTATATGCCAAATACGATAATTAA
- a CDS encoding elongation factor G, which produces MKVYQTNDIKNIAILGSSGSGKTTLAESMLFEGGAIQRRGSVAQGSTVCDYFPVEKEYGYSVFSTVFSIPWGDRKLNFIDCPGSDDFVGALVNSLAITEAALMVVNAQYGLEVGLINQFRYTRKFNRPVIFIINQLDHEKADYDNALNQLKERYGSKVVPIQFPVTTGPDFNEIVDVLKMKLYRWGPEGGKPEVLEIPDNLKDKAMELHKNLVESCAEHDEELMEKFFESESLTEEEMRDGIRAGLIARDMYPVFCVSAEKDMCVRRTLEFLGNVVPCCDKLEPLETVDGTKVPYDSSAPTSLYFFKSMTEPHIGEVDYFKVVSGTVHEGDDLVNTDRNDSKERISQLFIPQGGNRIKVTELKAGDIGAVVKLKGVRVGNALNEKGCTNRYMLVEYPAPKYRRAIKAVDESNSEKMNEALTRMHYEDPTWIIEQSKELKQTIVYGQGEFHLRTLKWRLENNDKIPVEYFEPKIPYRETITKAARSDYRHKKQSGGAGQFGEVHLIVEPYVEGAEVPSSYKFGSQEFKVQARDTDVINLEWGGKLVFVNSIVGGAIDARFLPAILKGIMERMEEGPLTGSYARDVRVIVYDGKMHPVDSNEVSFMLAGRHAFSQAFREASPKVLEPVYDVVVSVPADYMGDVMSDLQGRRGIIMGMESKGDYEELKAKVPLKELSNYSTALSSITGGRASFTMEFANYELVPSDVQQMLLDSYTEESDE; this is translated from the coding sequence ATGAAGGTATATCAAACTAACGACATTAAGAACATCGCCATCTTGGGGAGTTCTGGGTCAGGGAAAACTACCCTGGCCGAATCAATGCTTTTTGAAGGTGGAGCTATCCAACGACGTGGATCAGTAGCTCAAGGGAGTACCGTTTGTGATTATTTCCCAGTTGAAAAAGAATATGGCTATTCCGTATTTTCTACTGTTTTCTCAATCCCTTGGGGCGATCGTAAACTGAATTTTATAGACTGTCCAGGGTCTGATGATTTTGTAGGAGCTTTAGTTAATTCTCTAGCAATTACTGAAGCGGCTCTGATGGTCGTCAATGCTCAATATGGGCTGGAAGTCGGCTTAATCAACCAATTTAGATATACCAGAAAATTTAATCGTCCAGTCATTTTTATCATCAACCAGTTGGATCATGAAAAGGCTGACTATGATAATGCCCTAAACCAGCTAAAAGAGCGATATGGCTCTAAGGTGGTTCCTATCCAATTCCCCGTTACGACAGGACCTGACTTTAATGAAATCGTTGATGTCCTCAAAATGAAGCTGTATCGCTGGGGTCCAGAAGGTGGCAAGCCTGAGGTCCTCGAAATCCCTGATAATCTTAAGGATAAAGCTATGGAGCTTCACAAGAACTTAGTAGAGTCTTGTGCCGAGCATGATGAAGAACTCATGGAGAAGTTCTTCGAGAGTGAAAGTCTTACTGAAGAGGAGATGAGGGATGGTATCCGTGCTGGACTTATAGCCCGTGACATGTATCCTGTCTTCTGTGTGAGTGCAGAGAAAGATATGTGCGTTCGCCGTACACTTGAGTTCCTTGGAAACGTGGTGCCATGCTGTGATAAGCTAGAACCACTTGAGACAGTGGATGGGACTAAGGTACCTTATGATTCTTCTGCTCCTACTAGCCTATACTTCTTCAAGAGTATGACAGAGCCTCACATTGGTGAGGTAGATTACTTCAAAGTGGTCTCTGGTACAGTACATGAAGGGGATGATTTAGTTAATACAGATCGAAATGATAGTAAAGAAAGAATCTCGCAACTCTTCATCCCTCAGGGTGGTAATCGCATAAAAGTTACAGAGCTAAAGGCTGGCGACATTGGTGCTGTGGTCAAACTAAAAGGGGTACGTGTAGGAAATGCACTTAATGAAAAGGGATGCACTAATCGTTATATGCTTGTGGAGTATCCTGCTCCTAAGTATCGCCGTGCTATTAAGGCTGTCGATGAGTCAAATTCTGAAAAGATGAATGAAGCCCTAACTCGTATGCATTACGAAGATCCTACTTGGATCATTGAGCAAAGTAAGGAGCTAAAGCAGACCATTGTGTACGGACAGGGAGAATTCCACCTTCGTACATTAAAGTGGCGACTAGAGAATAATGATAAGATCCCAGTAGAATATTTCGAGCCTAAGATACCTTATCGTGAAACCATCACGAAGGCGGCAAGAAGTGACTACCGTCACAAAAAACAGTCTGGTGGTGCTGGACAATTTGGCGAGGTTCACTTAATTGTAGAGCCTTATGTAGAAGGGGCTGAGGTGCCTAGTAGTTATAAGTTTGGGAGCCAGGAATTTAAGGTGCAAGCACGTGATACTGATGTGATAAACCTTGAATGGGGTGGCAAACTCGTATTTGTGAATAGTATCGTAGGAGGAGCCATTGATGCTCGTTTCTTACCTGCCATCCTCAAGGGGATCATGGAGCGAATGGAGGAAGGACCTCTTACTGGTTCGTATGCTAGAGACGTACGAGTCATCGTCTATGATGGTAAGATGCACCCTGTGGATAGTAATGAGGTCTCATTCATGCTGGCAGGTCGTCATGCCTTTAGTCAAGCATTCCGCGAGGCTTCTCCGAAGGTCCTAGAGCCTGTCTATGATGTCGTAGTCTCTGTGCCTGCTGATTACATGGGGGATGTGATGAGTGACCTTCAAGGCCGTAGAGGTATCATCATGGGAATGGAGAGTAAGGGTGATTATGAGGAGCTAAAGGCTAAGGTGCCTCTTAAGGAACTTTCTAATTACTCAACAGCCTTGAGCTCTATCACTGGCGGAAGAGCCTCCTTTACTATGGAATTTGCGAATTACGAATTAGTGCCATCTGATGTCCAACAGATGCTGCTTGATAGTTATACAGAAGAGAGCGACGAGTAA
- a CDS encoding threonine/serine exporter family protein: MHYPEESKRDRIATVLLEIGSLMMCSGANTERIRVTLRRIASAWGYNLEVMITHRSLIVTVMDNRGEVAFSKIKRIEPHTVNFAIVSNISHMSWNVLEGNWSVEQVVNEVERIKKTPHHKRWLVLLTVGLSDASFCFLLDGGYISMVISFIATVIGLYVRQEASKRKINPFVVVSLAAFTAAFIAQFAYFIPACKTPDAAFATSVLFLIPGVPLVNSITDLIDGNTQNGIARGVNGFLISFAIALGLMVAKMCSSIFI; encoded by the coding sequence ATGCACTATCCTGAAGAAAGTAAAAGAGATCGTATTGCTACCGTTTTACTCGAAATCGGTAGCTTGATGATGTGTTCGGGAGCAAATACAGAACGTATCAGAGTAACCTTACGTCGTATCGCTTCTGCGTGGGGCTATAATCTTGAAGTGATGATCACTCACCGAAGTCTGATCGTTACGGTGATGGATAATAGAGGTGAAGTAGCTTTTAGCAAAATTAAGCGGATAGAGCCCCATACGGTTAATTTTGCTATCGTATCCAATATTAGCCATATGAGTTGGAATGTATTAGAGGGAAATTGGAGCGTGGAGCAGGTTGTAAACGAGGTGGAGCGTATAAAAAAGACCCCTCATCACAAACGATGGCTTGTATTATTGACCGTAGGGCTTAGTGATGCTTCGTTCTGCTTCCTTCTTGATGGCGGATACATATCGATGGTAATTAGTTTTATCGCTACCGTGATTGGTCTCTATGTCAGGCAAGAAGCATCAAAAAGGAAAATAAACCCTTTTGTAGTTGTATCTCTAGCTGCATTCACAGCCGCATTTATTGCTCAGTTTGCCTACTTTATTCCAGCTTGCAAGACTCCTGACGCAGCCTTTGCGACATCCGTTCTGTTTTTAATCCCAGGGGTGCCATTAGTTAATTCGATCACAGATTTAATTGATGGAAATACGCAAAATGGTATTGCTAGAGGTGTAAATGGTTTTCTAATCTCCTTTGCAATTGCTCTAGGATTGATGGTTGCAAAGATGTGTAGTTCTATATTTATATGA
- a CDS encoding threonine/serine exporter family protein — protein sequence MMSLTILVKAAFAGIASIGFAVLFNVPKRVLLSIFSIAFVSGIVKFIVLENNLSLIWSSLASGVCVGTLSVPFARLKFAPPLVIAIPSVIPMVPGTYIYRSIIGLISIATTNGPVSSELVTETIHNGMFSLFILAAISIGAGIPTIITRRQIMTAIEKEDSKSAR from the coding sequence ATGATGAGTCTTACGATTTTAGTAAAGGCCGCTTTTGCTGGCATAGCAAGTATAGGGTTTGCGGTCCTATTTAATGTCCCCAAAAGAGTGTTGCTATCTATTTTTTCCATCGCATTTGTAAGTGGAATAGTGAAGTTTATAGTCTTAGAGAATAACTTGAGTCTGATCTGGTCTTCACTCGCATCAGGTGTCTGTGTCGGGACATTAAGTGTCCCCTTTGCGAGGCTAAAGTTTGCTCCACCGCTAGTCATCGCCATTCCCAGTGTCATCCCGATGGTTCCAGGGACTTATATTTATCGCTCAATTATTGGATTGATCAGTATAGCGACCACCAATGGACCTGTTTCTTCTGAGCTTGTCACCGAAACGATCCATAATGGAATGTTTAGCTTGTTTATACTAGCAGCTATATCTATCGGTGCAGGTATCCCCACCATCATTACGCGTCGTCAAATAATGACCGCGATAGAAAAAGAAGATAGTAAATCAGCAAGATAA
- a CDS encoding MATE family efflux transporter, producing MGIKDKWRGGSTNIEGELDLSLSHIFQLSWPVMVSLLAQNLIGVIDTAFIARLGEVQLGGVALAGLVYFSIYTIGFGLASGTQIMFSHRYGAKQYSEIGHVIGQSLRILSIAALLVVILAFSTGRLLFGNLISSPDVAQSAIDYWNYRSIGYLFAFIGSAFRSFFISISKTKVLTLNAIVMSIVNIFLDYVLIFGELGFPEMGIKGAAIASVSAEIASLVFYLLYIWKKVDRKKFGISWSIILENDRVLVRALLKLSYYLMMQALLSQSVWTIFFFMIESLGERELAIASIIRSLYILLFLPVNSYGTAVRSTVGHIVGNGQPDKVIPYIWKSVLLSFGTMLLVTTLVQIFPEVPLSIFTDNPELIHDSIGALRVVCIAVLICSIGNMFFTSVGSTGDTKRVFIIELLNIAFYLGYAAIMVYLIEGSVALCFTVEILYYVSIGLMSYHFMASGRWKAIEAR from the coding sequence ATGGGTATTAAGGATAAATGGAGAGGAGGATCGACCAATATTGAAGGAGAATTAGATCTTTCTCTGAGCCATATTTTTCAGCTTTCGTGGCCTGTCATGGTCTCGCTATTGGCACAAAATCTCATTGGTGTCATAGATACAGCGTTTATCGCTCGCCTTGGAGAGGTGCAGCTGGGTGGCGTGGCTCTAGCAGGGCTGGTCTATTTTAGTATCTACACCATAGGCTTTGGATTGGCGAGCGGGACCCAAATTATGTTTAGCCATCGATACGGAGCCAAACAATATAGTGAGATCGGGCATGTGATAGGACAGAGTCTAAGGATACTATCCATAGCAGCCCTTTTGGTAGTCATACTAGCCTTTAGTACTGGTCGGTTACTCTTTGGCAACCTCATCTCGAGTCCGGATGTGGCACAATCTGCCATTGATTACTGGAACTACCGAAGCATCGGGTATCTATTCGCCTTTATCGGAAGTGCTTTCCGATCCTTCTTCATAAGTATATCCAAAACTAAAGTATTGACTCTGAACGCCATCGTGATGTCCATTGTCAATATTTTTCTAGACTATGTCCTCATCTTTGGTGAATTAGGATTCCCTGAGATGGGGATCAAAGGGGCAGCCATTGCAAGTGTGAGTGCTGAGATCGCCTCATTAGTATTCTATCTATTGTACATCTGGAAAAAGGTAGATCGTAAGAAGTTCGGCATCAGTTGGAGCATAATCCTTGAAAACGATAGAGTCTTAGTAAGAGCATTGCTAAAACTTAGTTATTACTTGATGATGCAGGCACTCCTAAGCCAGTCAGTGTGGACGATCTTCTTCTTTATGATTGAAAGCTTGGGTGAGCGTGAGTTGGCGATAGCCTCTATCATTCGTAGCCTCTACATCTTACTCTTCTTACCGGTCAATTCTTATGGCACAGCCGTCAGAAGTACGGTTGGACATATTGTAGGAAACGGGCAGCCTGATAAAGTTATCCCTTACATCTGGAAGTCTGTCCTTCTCTCTTTCGGAACGATGCTACTCGTGACTACCCTAGTACAGATATTCCCTGAAGTACCGCTGAGCATATTCACAGATAATCCAGAGTTGATTCACGATTCCATTGGAGCTCTAAGGGTGGTCTGTATAGCAGTACTGATTTGCTCGATTGGAAATATGTTTTTCACCTCAGTGGGTAGTACTGGTGACACCAAGCGAGTCTTTATTATTGAGTTACTTAATATTGCCTTTTATCTTGGTTATGCAGCCATTATGGTTTACCTTATCGAGGGGTCCGTTGCCCTTTGCTTTACCGTTGAGATTCTCTATTATGTAAGTATCGGCTTGATGAGCTATCACTTTATGGCAAGTGGTCGATGGAAGGCCATAGAGGCACGCTGA
- a CDS encoding rubredoxin, which produces MRKWICEPCGWIYDPEVGDEDGGIAPGTAFEDIPEDWVCPVCGAEKSDFAPYDED; this is translated from the coding sequence ATGAGAAAGTGGATTTGTGAGCCATGTGGCTGGATTTATGATCCTGAAGTAGGTGATGAGGATGGAGGTATCGCTCCAGGTACAGCATTTGAGGATATCCCAGAGGATTGGGTATGCCCAGTTTGCGGTGCAGAAAAGTCTGACTTCGCACCATATGACGAAGATTAA